The following nucleotide sequence is from Synchiropus splendidus isolate RoL2022-P1 chromosome 14, RoL_Sspl_1.0, whole genome shotgun sequence.
CTTCAACTGCTGTTCCGCCCCGTAATTGTTGTCATCCATGCCAAAGAAGCTGTGAACGCTGAAGCCAAGGAGCAGAATTGAAACACTGTGTGTGGTGACTCTTTCTCCACTTTAGGGTTTGCTGAAACTGCTTGAGGGAACCATTGTCAATGTCCCTGAGAAGAACTCCAGGAAGCTGCGTGGAGAAACCGTGCAGGTGGACACCACTAACATCCTGTTCGTTGCCTCCGGTGCCTTTAACGGACTTGATCGAATCATTAGCAGAAGGAAAAACGAGAAGGTATTTTTCCCACCTGTGGAATCATTCTGCAGGTCTGCCAGTTGTCTCAACACCATTCTTCTGTCCTGCTCAGTACTTAGGTTTCGGGACGCCTTCCAACCTGGGAAAGGGGCGCCGCGCCGCGGCAGCCGCTGACCTGGCCAACAGCAGCGGTGAGACTGACACCGTGGCCGAGATCGAGGAGAAGGACCGGCTGCTGAAGCTGGTGGAGGCTCGCGACCTGATCGAGTTCGGAATGATCCCAGAGTTTGTGGGGCGTCTGCCTGTGGTGGTCCCTCTGCACAGCCTGGATGAAGACACGCTTGTCAGAATCCTGACCGAGCCCCGGAACGCTGTGGTGCCCCAGTACCAGGCGCTTTTCTCCATGGACAAGGTGAATAGACTCCCGCTGTTGTCTGTGCACACTTGCTTCATGAGACTGATGTTTGCTCTTGTGGCAGTGTGAACTCAACGTGACGAACGATGCCTTGAGGGCCATCGCCAGGTTGGCCCTGGAGCGGAAGACTGGAGCCCGTGGCCTCAGGTCCATCATGGTGCGTTCAGATGACTCTAGTGATAGAGGAACTGTGGCGTTGTGTTTTTGACATTCAGTCGTGCAAGAGCAAAGGTGATGTCATGGTTGACTTAGGCTTCTCTTGATGTCATTGGCTGCATGTTAGGAGAAGTGCCTGGGTAGATGTAACCAGGCTCATTGTTTAGTGCttagaaaagaagaagacagaagtCACTCAGCTACGTGCTCTTTTCACTCCCTGAAGGAAACACTACTCCTGGAGCCGATGTTCGAGGTGCCTCACTCCGACATCATGGCGGTCGAGTTGGACAAAGAAGTGGTTCAAGGAAAGTCCCAGCCTCGATACATCAGGTCAGTGTCGTGACTCCAAGTCAGAGACTCTCTGGCGAGAAAGAACCAAACCTGAGCCTCCCTTGCCATCTGTGTCTCAGAACTCCAGCCAAGGAGTCCTCAGATGAGGAGTACGACTCCGGGATCGAGGAGGAGAACTGGCCACGACAGGCGGACGCTGCCAACAACTGAAGTCACCCATTTCACCTCGAGGCGCGGCAGCGGGACGTGGTTGAATCCTTGAGTTTTACAACACAGCAGTGGACGTTTTAGTGGACGATGAAGGCCGGCCGATCTCGCTGCGGGGCGTTTTAATGACGAACAAGTTGAGATAGCGTAACAACCTCTTGTCCTGTGCGTCACTTGTTAATTCTCTAGCAGTGCACTCACAGGTTGGACCTTTCTAAAGAACATTTCAATCTCTGGGgattgttaacatttttatctataTAAAGATAATGCAATTTTATTCATAAGGTTTGTAGCTAGTCTGTTTTCTTCTCGTGCGGTGATGGGCTGGAAAGGAAAGGGAAGGGAAGCGAAGCGAAGAGAAGAGGTGGATGTATCGGGGTCAGCCTGTGAACGCGGCTCGCTAGCACGTCTCCATGTCGAGCCATGCCTTAAATCATGAGGGCATGATATTCCATGAGCCatcaatattttgatgttttcttcctcccACCATTGTGACAATGGTGTCGACAGTAGAAAAATGGGCTGTAAGATGTTCAGCTACATCGTGTAGAGAACCTTTGTATGACCTTGTATCAGGCGGGTTTAGCACACCAGCACAATCTACGGCAGGATCTGAACCGCTGGTGACCTTTTTCCAGGACAGAATGGTTATTTTTcagtgttggtttttttttttttcccatcccAGTCCTGCTCATTTATTATGGATTATATTTGCTTTACGTGTGGCCAGAGCAGGATGTGAAGATTTTGGGTTTGTTAACCATCAACTCCAGACTGACTTGGGTTCTTATTTTCAAAGGCGTTGTTGCTGAAGATCGATTTGTCTTTAATTTAACCTCATGTAAGAAcaagagtgatttttttttttttttttttttttttttttaaacaggctCTCTCAGTTGGATACTGGCCACGAGTGATGTAATATCCTGTTACTAATTGGTGCACGTCTGTAATCGAACCTCAACCCAAACACTCTGACCGAACCGCTACTGTactctctgctgtgtgtgttaaaATGAGATTAAAGCAAAATCCGCTCATCCTTTTCTTCCACATTTTCCTTCCGTTAACTGTTTTCTGAGGTCTGTTACAGAACCAACACACATTTGTGAATCTTAAATTGAAATGTGATTGTTAAAAAttatacaaataaaatgtatatctgTACACAACTCGTGTGTTCATTGTCGAGCTTAACCACTCACGCAGCTGACCATCCTAACGTTTATAGTTGTGTGGAAGTTGCCCAACCGCTCGGCTGCTTTGATACACAGTCGTGCGCGTCTCTTCACGATGACGCCGAGGTCTTGGTCGTCACATACTCCTTTATGACCTTTAAAGTGAAAGTGCTCGTTTGGAAAATTGTGCAACACAGGGACCAAGCATTGGTGAGTTAGTGAAGGTTATTTTCAAGGTCAATCGTGGCGTCACTTGTCTCAAGATCTGTTGACTCCTTAACAAAATAACTCCGAAACGGAACGTATGTCAATAATCAATTTTATGGCAGACTGGGAATGAGTTCGCTTAGATACCAGAACCGACGAGCCCTTCTTCGTCCGCCCCGGGTGATCGTGTTGTAGGCCCTGGGACGCTACTGCCATCTTCTGTCCAATTGAGCTCACTGCAGCGGGTCATTTTAGATATTTTACACCTCATTCTCCTTCATGCATTCTTTTAATCATCCACATTAGCCAACTATTTAACAGCAGattaaaagaaaatctgtattaaaatatgaaaaactcACTCGAACTTTAAAAAACGAAAGAAAGAATAAACTAGTAAATAATAAACGTCTGTTACGTATTAGTATTTATTGTATGAAATAATATATTGTAACGCCATTTGAGATCTGCAGATAAAATAATATAACtggtaaaaagaaataaataaatttgcaAGATGGATCTTACATTGGAGAAAAGTCACCCAGACCTCGACGACAGAGTCAGTGTTTAGTTCATGACCCCGTCTTTTGAATGATCAGCTAATCTCTGTCTCTGTTTCCTCGAGGCTCAGCGTTTCCTGAGCAGCCTTAAGCTTCAGACGTTGTCAAAGTGCTCAGCTGATGTCAGAGGCTTACGGAGGTTTATCACACACGATGATGATCGAGCCACCTCACACTCCTccacaggtgctgctgctgtcgtcTTCTTTTTCAGTCAGTCACGACAGTCCTTTTTTCTGACAACAGGCGACGACAGGAAGATGAACACGCTGGAGGACGTCCCGTTTCAGACCCCTCTGGGCTCACTGACAGAGCAGGTTCAGCTGGTGTCGCCTCCTGACATCAACATTCCAGACTGCCACAGGATACTGCAGGAAACTGAGGTAACCCGTCACCAGGACACGAATATGAGGCGTGTCCTTTGATCCACACAACCAAAGTCTATGTTTGTGATTATTCGGAGTAAAAACGTATTGCTTTGTAGTACACGTTCAACCTGGAGAAACTGGTTTTAACCGCCCAGCCGCTGCTCTCCATGGCTCCCTCCTGCCCTCCTTACTGGTTCATGTTCGGCAGCCCTCAGGGGCCCAGCAGGGTGATGCCCAGGCCCCGGCCCCGCAGCCACAGTCTGAACTCCACAGACGGCCACCGGCTCCGCCACCGCAGCGCCAGGTTACTCACCTCCGagtctgaagatgaggacggGTACCATGAAGACAGCGAAGGCTCCTCCACTGAGGACACACCCACGAAGATCAGGCCCCGCAGCGCCGCACCCAGAGACCCGCTCTGCAGGGTCA
It contains:
- the LOC128771293 gene encoding ubiquitin-associated protein 1-like isoform X2, whose protein sequence is MTFKVKVLVWKIVQHRDQALAQRFLSSLKLQTLSKCSADVRGLRRFITHDDDRATSHSSTGAAAVVFFFSQSRQSFFLTTGDDRKMNTLEDVPFQTPLGSLTEQVQLVSPPDINIPDCHRILQETEYTFNLEKLVLTAQPLLSMAPSCPPYWFMFGSPQGPSRVMPRPRPRSHSLNSTDGHRLRHRSARLLTSESEDEDGYHEDSEGSSTEDTPTKIRPRSAAPRDPLCRVKHMHVGCCLPDTLKTPRGHRGGSAAPQDRKTLELQRSQLSSKKRQRSLGSAGRLHIQNSPPAASARLHQQRPSSAGPAVRNHREKVLWTGGSRGSHLDSATELLSALCQEERDLLEAVTERGYALRTAIVALQRTGYRSPEKILKYLAATERLCELGYEKSQVEEALEMFQNCESKAGEFLRLLTQFNEMGFQQSAIKEVLLIHENHREKALEELMTRMS